In Elusimicrobiota bacterium, a single window of DNA contains:
- a CDS encoding cytochrome c oxidase assembly protein, whose product MPGRLRRPAPPPVRPRAALARLRHARRPPPVPRLRDLAALRSERDGGRLRRGRRRLLRGLPVTFLLGAAALTALWLGPLPRLAGGSFSAHMTLHMGVVAVAAPLLALGLAGGPFDPVRRAPALFPPVPLSLVELVVVWAFHAPALHHAARHGALGFAAEQGAFLASGLLVWLSVLGGDRARREERAGAGIAALLLTSMHMTLLGALLALSPRALYAHAGGGLTPLEDQHLGGAIMLGVGGVVYLAGGLRLTAGLLRARKREASA is encoded by the coding sequence ATTCCTGGTCGGCTTCGGCGGCCTGCGCCGCCACCGGTTCGGCCGCGAGCCGCTCTCGCACGACTTCGACACGCCCGCCGACCGCCACCGGTTCCTCGGCTTCGCGACCTTGCTGCTCTCCGTTCTGAGCGCGACGGCGGTCGTCTTCGTCGCGGCCGCCGCCGTCTTCTTCGAGGACTGCCGGTGACCTTCCTGCTCGGTGCCGCCGCGCTGACGGCCCTCTGGCTCGGGCCGCTGCCGCGCCTGGCGGGGGGGTCCTTCTCGGCGCACATGACCTTGCACATGGGCGTCGTCGCCGTCGCGGCGCCGCTGCTGGCGCTCGGGCTCGCGGGCGGCCCGTTCGATCCGGTCCGGCGCGCGCCCGCGCTCTTCCCGCCGGTGCCGCTGTCGCTCGTCGAGCTCGTCGTCGTCTGGGCCTTCCACGCTCCGGCCCTGCACCACGCGGCGCGCCACGGCGCCCTCGGCTTCGCGGCCGAGCAGGGCGCTTTCCTCGCCTCCGGACTCCTCGTCTGGCTCTCCGTCCTCGGCGGGGACCGCGCCCGCCGCGAGGAGCGCGCCGGAGCCGGGATCGCGGCCCTGCTGCTGACCTCGATGCACATGACCTTGCTCGGGGCCCTGCTCGCCCTTTCCCCGCGCGCGCTCTACGCGCACGCGGGCGGAGGGCTTACTCCGCTCGAGGACCAGCATCTCGGCGGCGCCATCATGCTCGGGGTCGGCGGCGTCGTCTACCTCGCCGGAGGGCTGCGGCTCACGGCCGGGCTGCTCCGCGCCCGCAAGCGGGAGGCGTCGGCATGA
- a CDS encoding c-type cytochrome, with amino-acid sequence MKLTPLTVAAALAAAAAASLLVVASGLVPVGASAGHWRITEAFLQFAMRRSIATHSLGVEAARLDVPGLLLKGAGHYETGCRSCHGAPGLPRSPIARAMSPPPPNLAERAARRTPEQLFYVVKHGVKFTGMPAWPAPGRDDEVWAVVAFLRELPRLDGPGYRALVHGDGAPSGPARSCARCHGQDGLGRGSPLFPRLAGQREDYLRGALEAYARGARRSGTMGPIAAAMGAEEMRLLSAYYAGLRPSAAAGTRQEAAVARGRAIAERGIRERRVPSCLKCHGPKSEPVKPAYPALAGQPAAYLELQLRLFQDGIRGGSAYAHLMASVAARLTRAEMRDVALYFEAMPLLRPETVTRPP; translated from the coding sequence ATGAAGCTCACGCCTCTGACGGTCGCCGCCGCGCTCGCGGCCGCGGCGGCGGCGAGCCTGCTCGTCGTCGCGAGCGGCCTCGTGCCGGTCGGAGCGAGCGCGGGGCATTGGCGGATCACGGAGGCGTTCCTGCAGTTCGCCATGCGCCGCTCGATCGCGACGCACAGCCTGGGCGTGGAGGCGGCGCGGCTCGACGTCCCCGGCCTCTTGCTCAAGGGCGCGGGTCATTACGAGACCGGCTGCCGCTCCTGCCATGGAGCGCCGGGACTCCCGCGATCTCCGATCGCGCGCGCGATGTCTCCGCCTCCGCCGAATCTCGCCGAACGGGCGGCACGGCGTACGCCCGAGCAGCTGTTCTACGTGGTCAAGCACGGCGTGAAGTTCACCGGGATGCCCGCGTGGCCCGCGCCGGGGCGCGACGACGAGGTCTGGGCCGTCGTCGCGTTCCTGCGCGAGCTTCCGCGCCTCGACGGCCCGGGCTACCGCGCCCTCGTCCACGGCGACGGCGCTCCGTCGGGGCCGGCGCGGTCCTGCGCGCGGTGCCACGGCCAGGACGGGCTCGGCCGGGGAAGCCCCTTGTTCCCGCGGCTCGCGGGCCAGCGCGAGGATTACCTGCGCGGCGCGCTCGAAGCCTACGCGCGGGGCGCCCGCCGCAGCGGGACCATGGGGCCGATCGCCGCGGCGATGGGCGCCGAGGAGATGCGCCTCCTCTCCGCGTACTATGCGGGCCTTCGTCCTTCCGCCGCGGCCGGGACGCGGCAGGAGGCGGCCGTCGCGCGGGGGCGCGCGATCGCGGAGCGCGGCATCCGGGAGCGCCGGGTGCCGTCCTGCCTCAAGTGCCACGGCCCGAAGAGCGAGCCGGTCAAGCCGGCCTACCCCGCGCTCGCCGGCCAGCCCGCCGCCTATCTCGAGCTGCAGCTGCGGCTCTTCCAGGACGGGATCCGGGGCGGCTCCGCGTACGCCCATCTCATGGCGTCGGTCGCCGCG